From the Lolium rigidum isolate FL_2022 chromosome 2, APGP_CSIRO_Lrig_0.1, whole genome shotgun sequence genome, one window contains:
- the LOC124693170 gene encoding uncharacterized protein LOC124693170: MSYFQATTCKPHSGLIVDRPIVGLGKTCRLLPVAQCSLRSRALGLRKLEKQIYPRLVIVAASHKRVTPVYASSGKWNPEIDNDTFMDDLNKALADAKKPRPIQDVLKEKLTMLREQASGGGGGNGNRRGGNGGSGGPEDESFKESLDEIVQVILATVAFILVYIHIIRGEELYRLARDYTRYLVTGKRTARLKRSMQQWRNFSEKFMQNDGSQEERYERPASSEPMWWQQPQKFVHLMEELCRGNWRPHAQKS; this comes from the exons ATGAGCTACTTCCAAGCTACAACTTGCAAGCCTCATAGTGGGCTCATTGTGGACAGACCCATAGTGGGCCTTGGGAAGACCTGCAGATTACTACCTGTTGCACAGTGTTCCCTACGGTCGCGTGCTCTTGGACTCCGCAAGCTTGAAAAGCAAATCTACCCAAGGCTTGTTATTGTTGCTGCCAGCCACAAAAGGGTTACTCCTGTCTATGCCTCGAGTGGAAAATGGAATCCTGAGATTGACAATGAT ACCTTTATGGATGATTTGAACAAGGCCCTGGCTGATGCAAAAAAGCCACGACCCATACAAGATgtgctgaaagagaaactcactatGCTGAGAGAACAAGcatctggtggaggtggaggaaatgGAAACAGGCGTGGAGGCAATGGTGGTTCCGGTGGCCCAGAAGATGAATCATTCAAGGAATCATTGGATGAAATAGTCCAAGTTATCTTAGCGACTGTTGCTTTTATACTTGTG TATATTCATATTATCAGAGGCGAAGAGCTGTACCGTCTTGCCAGGGACTACACTAGATATCTTGTCACTGGTAAGCGAACTGCCAGACTGAAGCGTTCCATGCAACAATGGCGCAATTTCTCAGAGAAATTCATGCAAAACGACGGCTCTCAAGAAGAGCGGTACGAGAGGCCAGCCAGTTCCGAACCCATGTGGTGGCAACAGCCTCAGAAGTTTGTTCATCTTATGGAGGAGCTTTGCAGAGGAAATTGGCGCCCTCATGCCCAGAAGTCTTAG
- the LOC124688396 gene encoding chitinase 6-like, with amino-acid sequence MAPKLGLLALVLLLASTMAAAQNCGCAATECCSRFGFCGTTSEYCGTGCRSGPCTVPVTNNVSVASIVTPAFFGALVAQAAADCEAKGFYTRDAFLTAIGGYSSFGRTGSDDDSKREIAAFFAHVNHETIKFCYINEINGPSKDYCDPTNTEFPCAAGKGYYGRGPLQISWNYNYGPAGQSIGFDGVNDPDAVARSPVVAFQAALWFWMNSVHDIIVSGQGFGATIRAINGGLECNGKNPSAVNNRVGFYEQFCQQFGVDPGTGLTC; translated from the exons ATGGCGCCAAAGCTTGGGCTGCTGGcgctcgtcctcctcctggcgTCGACCATGGCTGCCGCGCAGAACTGCGGGTGCGCGGCGACCGAGTGCTGCAGCCGCTTCGGCTTCTGCGGCACCACCAGCGAGTACTGCGGCACGGGCTGCCGTTCCGGCCCCTGCACCGTGCCGGTCACCAACAACGTGTCCGTCGCCAGCATCGTCACGCCGGCCTTCTTCGGCGCGCTCGTCGCCCAGGCCGCCGCCGACTGCGAGGCCAAGGGCTTCTACACCCGCGACGCCTTCCTCACCGCGATCGGCGGCTACTCCTCGTTCGGCCGcaccggctccgacgacgactccAAGCGCGAGATCGCCGCCTTCTTCGCCCATGTCAACCACGAGACCATAA AGTTCTGCTACATCAACGAGATCAACGGGCCGAGCAAGGACTACTGCGACCCGACGAACACGGAGTTCCCCTGCGCCGCCGGGAAGGGCTACTACGGCCGCGGCCCGCTGCAGATCTCCTGGAACTACAACTACGGGCCGGCGGGGCAGAGCATCGGCTTCGACGGGGTCAACGACCCGGACGCGGTGGCGCGCAGCCCCGTTGTGGCCTTCCAGGCGGCGCTCTGGTTCTGGATGAACAGCGTGCACGACATCATCGTCTCCGGCCAGGGTTTCGGGGCAACCATCAGGGCCATCAACGGCGGGCTCGAGTGCAACGGCAAGAACCCGAGCGCTGTCAACAACCGCGTCGGCTTCTACGAGCAGTTCTGCCAGCAGTTCGGCGTCGACCCCGGGACCGGCCTCACCTGCTAG
- the LOC124688397 gene encoding eukaryotic translation initiation factor 2A-like, producing the protein MAAQQPALSILVREPDGFTVWPGPPYPPGSSPPQKLPKTACSATTFSSDGSRLLVTVASASATVYDCGSLSVIRSFDLPGLTAAALSPTGSYLQTFQKSSSPQVKNVTVWHVDTATALYQHYQKNLSKATWPMVQFSADESVACRMQTNEMQFFDTKDFTKGIVHKVRFPSIAAMQLASDPGSHVAGFVPEAKGVPASVQIFSCDKDAQNQVVARRSFFRCTTVQFHWNKGSTGLLIVSQADVDKTNQSYYGETKLHYLTTDRAFEGIVPLKKEGPVHDVRWSSSGSEFAVVYGFMPAKATIFNKKCNPLHELGEGPYNTIRWNPKGRFIVIAGFGNLPGDMAFWDYAEKKLVGKTKAEWSVISEWSPDGRHFMTATTAPRLQIDNGIKIFDHNGSLQFKKMFENKLYQADWKPEAPERFDDIADLTTSLSNIKIEDTKKQGQGSKSAQTSSKAPVTIGTKPAGAYRPPQSKHTAALQDKLFGGLAPTGPEMSKTALRNKKRREKQKEKKTGEGSSADDS; encoded by the exons ATGGCGGCGCAGCAGCCAGCCCTCTCCATCCTAG TGCGCGAGCCCGACGGCTTCACGGTGTGGCCCGGCCCTCCCTACCCGCCGGGCTCCAGCCCGCCGCAGAAGCTCCCCAAGACGGCGTGCAGCGCCACCACCTTCTCCAGCGACGGCTCCCGCCTCCTCGTCACGGTCGCCTCGGCCTCCGCCACCGTCTACGACTGCGGCTCGCTCTCCGTCATCAGGTCCTTCGACCTCCCGggcctcaccgccgccgcgcTCTCGCCCACCGGATCCTACCTGCAGACCTTCCAGAAGTCGTCCTCCCCGCAGGTCAAGAATGTCACGGTCTGGCACGTtgacaccgccaccgccctctaccAGCACTACCAGAAGAACCTCTCCAAGGCCACTTG GCCAATGGTTCAATTTTCTGCGGATGAGTCGGTTGCTTGTCGGATGCAGACTAATGAGATGCAGTTCTTCGACACAAAGGATTTCACTAAAGGGATTGTACACAAAGTTAGATTCCCAAGCATAGCCGCGATGCAGCTTGCAAGTGATCCAGGATCTCATGTTGCTGGATTTGTCCCGGAAGCAAAG GGTGTTCCGGCCAGTGTTCAGATCTTCTCTTGTGACAAGGATGCACAAAACCAAGTTGTTGCACGCAGGAGCTTTTTCCGCTGTACCACTGTTCAATTTCACTGGAACAAGGGGTCTACTGGACTTCTTATTGTTTCTCAAGCTGACGTGGATAAAACCAACCAGAGTTACTATGGTGAAACCAAGTTGCACTACTTGACAACTGATAGGGCCTTCGAAGGAATTGTTCCTCTCA AAAAGGAGGGTCCGGTGCATGATGTTCGGTGGTCTTCCTCTGGTTCAGAATTTGCTGTTGTGTATGGAT TTATGCCTGCTAAAGCAACAATATTCAACAAAAAGTGCAACCCTCTTCATGAGCTTGGTGAAGGTCCTTATAATACAATAAGATGGAACCCCAAAGGGCGAT TTATTGTTATAGCTGGATTTGGTAATTTGCCTGGTGATATG GCTTTCTGGGATTATGCAGAGAAGAAGTTGGTTGGGAAAACAAAGGCTGAATGGTCTGTCATAAGTGAATGGTCACCTGATGGCCGCCATTTTATGACTGCTACTACAGCTCCGAGGCTTCAAATAGATAATGG AATAAAAATATTTGACCACAATGGATCTCTCCAGTTTAAGAAGATGTTTGAAAACAAGCTATATCAG GCTGACTGGAAACCTGAAGCACCTGAAAGATTTGATGACATTGCTGACCTCACAACATCTTTAAGTAACATAAAAATTGAAGATACAAAGAAACAAG GACAAGGTTCTAAATCGGCACAAACATCAAGCAAGGCTCCTGTAACTATAGGAACAAAACCTGCTGGAGCATACCGTCCACCCCAATCAAAGCATACTGCAGCGCTTCAAGATAAG CTTTTCGGTGGCCTTGCTCCTACAGG ACCGGAGATGAGCAAAACCGCATTAAGAAATAAGAAGCGCAGAGAGAAGCAGAAGGAGAAAAAGACTGGTGAAGGTTCCTCTGCCGATGACAGCTGA